One genomic window of Desulfuromonas sp. AOP6 includes the following:
- a CDS encoding TIGR04442 family protein yields MHQEIRLHGHINDSIEYFATVASRQAYRSYFFENTSEGLRIFSPGNEIVLDDKQIIHQGNGGSFCEYMFGVDQPMADLVKGDIRNRLVLYGATNEGDGSLKFTSHTEGSQSYERVFFEGNAVHNYFFFLSGSVSGSLREQQESLVRLLGKLLKRSSHVGEGDDAFLVDEIFGLLGHRSTLYLLKLIHKKHRIYHDAFSDLYESYRSIPDSEFDRLQAMAAELGIDRYQQERIRIDVMYKSPGNRRIVDEYRNILIDCNRKGTINTLENARLTRLKTLSVRNKIPEALFYTLDGMLKHDKLVDLNEQDYISATRQILEGIFFQEQQIDASIDTLDMVNLLQAKRKASENRDHTFEQILLETGKACDEKTRDGADTSLLESFSYIVTYFDRYDNASANINELSFMENVTLSEAAIRSLLGDKKAFAELNQALFTELFFKGILDNKYLGQFGRKKILCLQEGLAAIEEGRLTVKALQHRLTDIADQESLYGILLAHVKERIRNFYSRYNTRAEQETLRGEITEELHNKGLITDDIPEDLFHDVVVNIKKEAIYLHNLLPGIISTRDAALREDFLDNSGLDRFYVEELEREYFELNNLDMEDLYQIRKGLNG; encoded by the coding sequence ATGCATCAGGAAATCCGACTGCACGGACACATCAACGACAGCATTGAATATTTTGCCACGGTTGCGTCCCGGCAGGCCTACCGCTCCTATTTCTTTGAGAACACCTCGGAAGGTCTGCGTATCTTCTCACCGGGAAACGAGATTGTACTGGATGATAAACAGATCATCCATCAGGGCAATGGTGGCTCTTTCTGCGAGTATATGTTCGGTGTCGACCAGCCTATGGCCGACCTGGTCAAAGGCGACATCCGTAATCGCCTGGTGCTCTACGGCGCCACCAACGAAGGGGACGGCTCTCTCAAATTCACCAGCCACACCGAAGGCAGCCAGAGTTACGAGCGCGTCTTTTTTGAAGGCAATGCCGTCCACAATTATTTCTTCTTCCTCAGCGGTTCTGTCTCCGGTTCTCTGCGCGAGCAGCAGGAAAGCCTCGTGCGTCTGCTCGGCAAACTGCTCAAGCGCAGCAGCCATGTCGGCGAAGGGGATGACGCCTTTCTCGTCGACGAAATCTTTGGCCTGCTTGGCCATCGCAGTACTCTCTATCTCCTCAAGTTGATCCACAAGAAACACCGGATCTACCACGACGCCTTCAGCGATCTCTACGAGAGTTACCGCTCCATCCCAGACTCGGAGTTCGACCGTTTGCAGGCCATGGCGGCAGAACTGGGCATCGATCGCTACCAGCAGGAGCGCATCCGCATCGACGTCATGTACAAGAGCCCCGGCAACCGCCGGATCGTTGACGAATACCGCAATATCCTTATCGACTGCAATCGCAAGGGGACGATCAACACCCTGGAGAACGCCCGCCTGACCCGTCTCAAAACCCTTTCGGTCCGCAACAAGATCCCCGAGGCCCTTTTCTATACCCTCGACGGCATGCTCAAGCACGACAAGCTCGTCGACCTCAACGAACAGGACTACATCTCCGCCACCCGCCAGATTCTCGAAGGTATCTTTTTTCAGGAGCAGCAGATCGACGCCAGCATCGACACCCTGGACATGGTCAATCTGCTGCAGGCCAAAAGGAAGGCCAGCGAAAACCGCGACCATACCTTTGAACAGATTCTGCTGGAAACGGGAAAGGCCTGCGACGAAAAGACCCGCGACGGCGCCGACACCTCTCTGCTCGAAAGCTTTTCCTATATCGTCACCTACTTCGACCGCTACGACAACGCTTCGGCCAACATCAACGAGCTCTCTTTCATGGAGAACGTCACTCTGTCCGAAGCCGCCATCCGCAGTCTGCTGGGGGACAAAAAGGCCTTCGCCGAATTGAACCAGGCCCTGTTCACCGAGCTTTTCTTCAAGGGCATTCTGGACAACAAATATCTCGGACAGTTCGGCCGCAAAAAAATTCTCTGTTTGCAGGAAGGGCTGGCGGCCATCGAGGAGGGGCGCCTGACGGTGAAAGCCCTGCAGCACCGCCTGACGGACATTGCTGACCAGGAAAGCCTTTACGGCATACTGCTGGCCCACGTCAAGGAGCGCATCCGCAACTTCTATTCACGCTACAACACGCGGGCCGAGCAGGAAACGCTGCGCGGGGAAATCACGGAGGAGCTGCACAACAAGGGGCTGATCACGGATGATATCCCGGAGGATCTCTTTCACGATGTCGTCGTCAACATCAAGAAGGAAGCCATCTACCTGCACAATCTGCTGCCGGGCATCATCTCCACCCGGGATGCGGCCCTGCGGGAGGACTTTCTTGACAACAGCGGGCTGGACCGCTTCTATGTGGAAGAACTGGAGCGGGAATACTTCGAGCTGAACAATCTGGACATGGAGGACCTCTATCAGATCCGCAAGGGCCTGAACGGCTGA
- a CDS encoding GPMC system MBL fold metallohydrolase: MSPVDLTFTILGSGTSSGVPVPGCQCEVCRSHDPRNTRTRCSALLSYGDKNVLIDTATDLRQQVLREKLAQIDAVLFTHTHADHVNGIDDLRPFNSLSGEPLPIYGSPACLGRLRRSFSYIFDDNPEPGYRPRLLPREIHGPFELFGHLVTPLPLRHGQGESLGYRIGPLAYLTDCHNIPAATEELLAGIEVLIIDALRFRPHGTHFNIPQALAAAARLGARRTLLTHLSHDVEHIRDSASLPAGTEFAYDGLRLNLVLSGSTLASAH; the protein is encoded by the coding sequence ATGAGTCCGGTCGACCTCACCTTCACCATTCTCGGGTCGGGAACCAGCTCCGGAGTCCCCGTTCCCGGCTGCCAGTGTGAGGTGTGCCGTTCCCACGACCCCCGCAACACGCGGACCCGCTGCAGCGCCCTGCTTTCCTACGGCGACAAGAACGTGCTCATCGACACCGCCACCGACCTCCGGCAGCAGGTTCTGCGCGAAAAACTCGCCCAGATCGATGCGGTCCTCTTCACACACACCCACGCCGACCATGTCAACGGTATTGATGATCTGCGTCCCTTCAACAGCCTGTCAGGCGAACCCCTCCCCATCTATGGCTCGCCTGCCTGTCTGGGCAGACTGCGCCGCTCTTTCAGCTACATCTTCGACGACAATCCGGAACCCGGCTATCGGCCCCGTTTGCTGCCCCGCGAAATACACGGCCCCTTCGAGCTCTTTGGTCATCTCGTCACACCGCTGCCACTACGCCACGGGCAGGGTGAATCGCTGGGCTATCGCATCGGCCCACTGGCCTATCTCACCGACTGTCATAACATCCCGGCAGCCACGGAAGAACTGCTGGCCGGCATCGAAGTCCTCATTATCGACGCCCTTCGCTTCCGTCCGCATGGCACGCATTTCAATATTCCCCAAGCGCTTGCAGCCGCTGCGCGCCTCGGCGCCAGACGAACCCTGCTCACCCACCTGAGCCACGATGTGGAGCATATCCGCGACAGCGCCAGCCTGCCGGCGGGGACCGAATTTGCCTACGACGGCCTGCGCCTCAACCTCGTTTTGTCTGGGAGCACGCTTGCATCGGCCCACTGA
- a CDS encoding methyl-accepting chemotaxis protein, with protein sequence MFSSLNLRWKILLALLAFAIIPVAVALAFTARLNNQQLEKNMQSRAKVVSGFVERSTTYSQAEKANYIRLLAQNPLMVNAVYSAGFSGNTAQLDSALNETLDRFDFDLIEVLDAEGQLLLRQGSDTDQTPGDRRDHPIIRGSFEGDTLVGIQLFDDRLAIVAAGPVQLAGAPLGHLIGVVFLDDHYAKKIRSLSDAEVAFFDEKGIFSATLEGLREIDPRIFAPTEAELQQFDAQEVIPKRVRYRTIDGTPHALFINTFGGAKRGVIMALDSSSMFEAKSRTNFILLAILAIAALLAALIGRSLSNNIVRPLRQLVQSLREISEGEGDLTRHLKVTSQDEVGELATSFNHFVDRLAQMVRRTREVANGLADATTKIQQSSRQVREDAVNQAHSLDESHRAIQSFDESIAGIAESTGSLVDGVEGSSSATLELSATIEQIATQMETLFTTVEEVSSSIHEMSVSNQQINESLDMLSSSTEVTASSITELDASIKEIDENAEQTSRLAEEATLDAQRGKEAVDATIDGIGAIRQTVDRAGEAIEELGSQSKAIGRILTVIDEIADQTSLLALNAAIIAAQAGEHGKGFAVVADEIRELADRTAVSTREIGGIITNLQQGTAEAVQAIQAGSQRVHEEVGRSRTSSEALEKIRLSTTRAMEQVRGIVRATQEQSKGSHQITSSINQISSMLHQIATAVDQQSTGSKQLVKASEAMKEIALQGKYATSEQAKGSRQINTGMETIRDMIERIDAATREQTSRSRQVVEAVADIRRIAEKNADRTAELDAIVESLSEQMAYLKSETGEFKA encoded by the coding sequence ATGTTCTCATCGCTGAACCTGCGCTGGAAAATCCTGCTTGCGCTGCTGGCTTTTGCCATTATTCCCGTGGCCGTAGCCCTTGCCTTTACGGCCCGCCTCAACAATCAGCAACTTGAAAAGAACATGCAATCCCGCGCCAAGGTGGTCTCGGGCTTTGTTGAGCGGAGCACCACCTATTCCCAAGCGGAAAAAGCCAATTACATCAGACTGCTGGCACAAAATCCTCTCATGGTCAATGCCGTCTATTCTGCCGGTTTTTCCGGCAATACCGCACAGCTGGATAGCGCTTTGAATGAGACGCTGGACCGATTTGACTTTGATCTGATTGAAGTCCTCGATGCGGAGGGACAGCTTCTCCTGCGTCAGGGGAGCGACACCGACCAGACCCCGGGCGACCGAAGGGACCATCCGATCATCAGAGGCAGCTTCGAAGGAGACACCCTGGTGGGCATTCAGCTTTTTGACGACCGTCTGGCCATCGTGGCAGCCGGCCCTGTACAGCTGGCGGGAGCGCCCCTCGGTCATCTTATTGGTGTGGTCTTTCTCGATGACCACTATGCAAAGAAGATCAGGTCCCTAAGCGACGCCGAAGTGGCCTTCTTTGATGAAAAGGGTATTTTTTCGGCCACCTTGGAGGGGCTCCGGGAGATTGATCCCCGCATTTTCGCGCCGACGGAAGCCGAGCTGCAGCAGTTCGATGCGCAGGAGGTCATTCCTAAACGGGTACGCTACCGCACCATAGACGGCACACCGCATGCCCTTTTTATCAACACCTTCGGCGGCGCCAAACGCGGCGTCATCATGGCCTTGGACAGCTCTTCCATGTTCGAGGCCAAATCCCGCACCAACTTCATTCTACTCGCCATTCTGGCTATAGCGGCCCTCCTGGCCGCCCTCATCGGCAGAAGTCTTTCCAACAATATCGTCCGCCCCCTGCGACAACTGGTGCAGAGCCTGCGCGAGATATCCGAAGGCGAGGGGGACCTTACCCGCCACCTGAAAGTCACCAGCCAGGACGAGGTTGGCGAGCTGGCGACGTCCTTTAATCATTTTGTCGACCGGCTGGCCCAGATGGTACGCCGTACCCGCGAGGTGGCCAACGGCCTGGCCGACGCCACGACCAAGATCCAGCAGTCCAGTCGTCAAGTCCGCGAAGATGCGGTCAACCAGGCTCATTCCCTGGACGAATCCCACCGGGCCATCCAGTCTTTCGATGAGTCCATCGCCGGCATCGCCGAAAGTACCGGCAGCCTGGTGGACGGGGTCGAAGGCAGCTCTTCCGCCACCCTGGAGCTGAGCGCCACCATCGAACAGATTGCCACGCAGATGGAAACCCTTTTTACCACCGTGGAGGAGGTTTCCTCTTCTATCCATGAAATGTCCGTTTCAAACCAGCAGATTAACGAAAGTCTTGACATGCTGTCCTCTTCCACGGAAGTGACGGCGTCGTCCATCACCGAGCTGGATGCCTCCATCAAGGAAATTGATGAAAATGCCGAGCAGACCAGCCGCCTGGCCGAAGAGGCCACCCTCGACGCCCAGCGGGGCAAGGAAGCCGTCGACGCAACCATCGATGGCATAGGTGCCATACGACAGACGGTCGACCGGGCCGGGGAAGCCATCGAAGAACTGGGGAGTCAGTCCAAAGCCATCGGCCGCATTCTCACCGTCATCGACGAGATCGCTGACCAGACCAGCCTGCTGGCCCTCAACGCCGCCATCATTGCCGCCCAGGCCGGGGAGCACGGCAAAGGCTTTGCCGTGGTCGCGGACGAGATCCGCGAGCTGGCTGACCGCACGGCTGTCTCCACCCGGGAAATCGGCGGCATCATCACCAACCTGCAGCAGGGAACAGCTGAGGCCGTGCAGGCCATTCAGGCCGGCAGCCAACGCGTTCATGAAGAAGTGGGCCGCTCCCGAACCTCCAGCGAGGCGCTGGAAAAAATCCGCCTCAGTACCACCAGGGCCATGGAGCAGGTGCGCGGGATTGTGCGGGCTACGCAGGAACAGTCCAAGGGCAGCCATCAGATCACCTCCTCGATCAACCAGATTTCGTCCATGCTTCACCAGATTGCCACGGCGGTTGACCAGCAGTCTACCGGCAGCAAACAGCTGGTCAAGGCCTCCGAGGCCATGAAGGAAATTGCCCTGCAGGGTAAATACGCCACTTCGGAGCAGGCCAAGGGAAGTCGGCAGATCAACACCGGCATGGAGACCATCCGCGACATGATCGAGCGCATCGATGCGGCCACCCGGGAGCAGACCAGCCGCAGCCGACAGGTGGTGGAAGCCGTAGCCGACATCCGACGCATTGCCGAGAAAAATGCCGACCGCACCGCCGAACTGGACGCCATCGTCGAATCCCTCTCCGAGCAGATGGCCTACCTCAAGAGCGAAACAGGTGAGTTCAAGGCATGA
- a CDS encoding chemotaxis protein CheX, translating to MAVKFFGQFLMEKGAITREDLLKAIEMQEATNLKFGEIAMVMGFLTETQVEKIHDAQRSEDLRFGDMALKLGLISPEQMQQILTRQKNGHLYLGEALVRVGGLKETDLEGYLEAFKADQAPYAADAVAIPAALPHRPLLEIMADLSFKMLARVGNIALRPDNCLESKELPQADVVAAMAFSGAASGRYILAVSAEVQKILARAILKEEEVDNESEEVLLDSVMEFINIVCGNIAAKAAQMGKPLDIHPPEILSGSQLQMPPNEPYGLRFPMALAGGDTVVLQVLIMD from the coding sequence ATGGCGGTAAAATTTTTCGGCCAGTTCCTCATGGAAAAAGGGGCCATCACACGGGAGGACCTGCTCAAAGCCATCGAGATGCAGGAAGCCACCAATCTGAAATTCGGTGAAATCGCCATGGTCATGGGTTTTCTCACGGAAACCCAGGTGGAAAAGATCCATGACGCCCAGCGTTCGGAAGACCTGCGTTTCGGCGACATGGCGCTCAAACTCGGCCTGATCTCGCCAGAGCAGATGCAGCAGATCCTGACGCGCCAGAAAAACGGTCATCTGTACCTGGGCGAGGCACTTGTTCGCGTCGGCGGCCTCAAAGAAACGGACCTGGAAGGCTATCTGGAGGCTTTCAAGGCCGATCAGGCTCCCTACGCCGCCGATGCGGTCGCCATCCCGGCGGCGCTGCCCCACCGTCCCCTGCTGGAGATCATGGCGGACCTCTCCTTCAAGATGCTGGCACGGGTAGGCAATATCGCTCTGCGTCCGGACAACTGCCTTGAAAGCAAAGAGCTGCCACAGGCCGATGTGGTCGCTGCCATGGCCTTTTCCGGCGCGGCCAGCGGCCGCTACATTCTGGCGGTGTCGGCAGAAGTCCAGAAAATTCTGGCCCGGGCCATTCTCAAAGAGGAAGAGGTCGACAACGAATCCGAAGAGGTGCTGCTCGATTCCGTCATGGAGTTCATCAACATCGTCTGCGGAAACATTGCCGCCAAAGCGGCCCAGATGGGCAAGCCGCTGGATATCCATCCGCCCGAGATCCTTTCCGGCAGTCAGCTGCAGATGCCACCCAACGAACCTTACGGCCTGCGCTTCCCCATGGCTCTAGCCGGCGGCGATACCGTGGTGCTGCAGGTTCTTATCATGGACTGA
- a CDS encoding response regulator, which produces MKRVLIVDDSISVARQLEKIITGSGAFQVVGHAKNGAEAIRMSQTENPEIICMDMNMPVMDGLTALRTLVAMNRGYKVVMVTSLGGVGDKYQEALKLGAREVISKPFNEESVLRVLQAL; this is translated from the coding sequence ATGAAACGTGTCTTGATTGTGGATGACAGCATTTCCGTGGCCCGCCAGCTGGAAAAGATAATCACCGGCTCGGGCGCGTTCCAGGTGGTCGGTCATGCCAAAAATGGAGCGGAAGCCATCCGCATGAGTCAGACCGAAAACCCGGAGATCATCTGCATGGATATGAACATGCCGGTCATGGATGGGCTCACGGCCCTGCGCACCCTGGTGGCCATGAATCGCGGCTACAAAGTCGTCATGGTCACCTCCCTCGGCGGCGTTGGGGATAAATACCAGGAAGCCCTGAAGCTGGGGGCGCGCGAGGTCATCTCCAAGCCTTTCAACGAAGAGAGCGTCCTGCGCGTACTGCAGGCCCTCTGA
- a CDS encoding HesB-like (seleno)protein → MIDITDSAKDVLEKVLQENPGKMLRVVIQGFGUGGPSLGLALDELKENEEVSKINGLDVLMDESVSSLSRRHTVDYVKNAMGEGFTILPEKGGCC, encoded by the coding sequence ATGATCGACATCACCGATTCGGCTAAGGACGTCCTGGAGAAGGTGCTCCAGGAGAACCCCGGCAAAATGCTGCGGGTTGTCATTCAAGGTTTTGGCTGAGGCGGGCCCAGCCTGGGCCTGGCTCTGGATGAGCTTAAAGAGAATGAAGAGGTCAGCAAGATCAACGGGCTCGACGTGCTGATGGATGAATCGGTCAGCAGTCTCTCCCGCCGGCATACCGTAGACTACGTCAAAAACGCCATGGGAGAAGGGTTCACGATCCTTCCTGAAAAAGGCGGATGCTGCTGA
- a CDS encoding iron-sulfur cluster biosynthesis family protein, which yields MTITEKAQDKLTNILLNNPGKYLRVTFDGFGUGGPRLGLALDEPRDKEEISQISGLEVLIDENVKPFAEAQVIDYINNRTGKGFVVRAIYGQEHCA from the coding sequence ATGACCATTACCGAGAAGGCGCAAGACAAACTGACAAACATTCTGCTCAACAACCCGGGCAAGTATCTTCGCGTCACCTTCGATGGCTTTGGCTGAGGCGGGCCCCGACTGGGGCTGGCTCTGGATGAGCCGAGAGACAAGGAAGAAATCAGCCAGATCAGTGGACTCGAGGTGCTGATAGATGAAAACGTCAAACCCTTTGCCGAGGCCCAGGTCATCGACTATATCAACAACCGCACTGGAAAAGGTTTCGTGGTCAGAGCGATTTACGGCCAAGAGCACTGCGCCTGA
- the thiM gene encoding hydroxyethylthiazole kinase, with protein MDMKAYTIDRLDRVKKNAPLIHNITNFVVMNSSANILLALGASPVMAHCPQEIKEMTALAGALVLNIGTLEDAWVESMLLAAETANHHHIPIILDPVGAGATSLRTGTVKKILNHATVSVLRGNASEIFSLADAEVRTKGVDSSLALSPEVAEAARTLARETGCILSISGEKDLITDGERTFRVSNGQPIMTRVTGLGCGLSAVTAAFCAVESDDRLKASAAATAFYGLCGDLAWRTAQAPGSFFTAFVDALYTTGPREIEEGLLVEQTS; from the coding sequence ATGGACATGAAAGCATACACCATTGACCGGCTTGACCGGGTGAAAAAAAACGCTCCCCTCATCCACAACATCACCAACTTTGTGGTGATGAATTCATCGGCGAATATTCTGCTGGCTCTCGGGGCCTCCCCCGTTATGGCCCACTGCCCGCAGGAGATCAAGGAGATGACCGCCCTGGCCGGCGCCCTGGTGCTGAACATCGGCACCCTGGAGGATGCCTGGGTCGAATCCATGCTGCTGGCCGCCGAAACCGCCAACCATCATCACATTCCCATCATCCTTGACCCGGTGGGTGCCGGCGCCACCTCCCTGCGCACCGGCACGGTGAAGAAAATCCTGAATCACGCCACCGTCAGTGTGCTGCGCGGCAACGCCTCTGAGATCTTTTCCCTCGCCGACGCCGAGGTGCGCACCAAGGGCGTCGATTCCTCCCTCGCCCTCTCACCTGAAGTGGCCGAAGCCGCCCGCACCCTGGCCCGCGAAACCGGCTGCATCCTCTCCATCTCCGGCGAAAAGGATCTCATCACCGACGGCGAACGCACCTTCCGCGTCAGCAACGGCCAGCCCATCATGACCCGGGTCACCGGCCTGGGCTGCGGCCTGTCGGCGGTCACCGCCGCCTTTTGTGCCGTGGAGAGCGACGATCGGCTCAAGGCCAGCGCCGCCGCCACCGCCTTTTACGGCCTCTGCGGCGACTTGGCCTGGCGCACGGCCCAGGCACCCGGCAGCTTCTTCACCGCCTTTGTCGATGCGCTCTACACCACCGGTCCCCGGGAGATTGAGGAGGGGTTGCTGGTGGAGCAGACCTCTTAG
- the recQ gene encoding DNA helicase RecQ, translated as MNCTPLETLRNVFGYSAFRPYQQPIVDALIAGEDAFVLMPTGGGKSLCYQIPALHRPGVAIVVSPLISLMKDQVDALRANGVRTAFYNSSLGAPEARQVLAQLHAGDLDLLYVAPERLMSDGFIERLQCIELALFAIDEAHCVSQWGHDFRPEYVQLGRLRQLFPQVPLIALTATADPQTRTDILARLGLQRATCYAAGFDRPNIRYTVVEKSRPANQLLTFLQGHEGEAGIVYALSRKRVEEVAARLCEAGFRAGAYHAGLPDGERQRVQEAFLRDDLQIVVATVAFGMGIDKPNVRFVVHYDLPKNIESYYQETGRAGRDGLPAEALLLFGYGDIAISRGLIEKGGNEEQNRIELHKLNSMVGFAEPLTCRRRVLLGYFGEKLEEDCGNCDICLNPPQRYDATVDAQKVLSCVYRVGQRFGMGHVVDVLRGSGNQRIQTLGHDRLSTYGIGSDKSQESWGSLIRQLVHLGYLKQDVGNYSVLKLTEAARPLLRGGETLILPLPRVKAKVAKKRLSRKVTDLDYDEGLFEALRVLRKRLADEEGVPPFVVFGDQSLAEMAAFRPKDEEALLAINGVGRHKLQRYGAAFLAVIAGEGMDHSGSTVS; from the coding sequence ATGAATTGTACCCCCCTTGAGACGCTGCGCAATGTTTTCGGCTACAGCGCCTTTCGCCCCTACCAGCAACCTATCGTCGACGCCCTGATTGCCGGCGAAGACGCCTTTGTCCTTATGCCCACCGGCGGCGGCAAGTCTCTGTGCTATCAGATTCCGGCTCTGCATCGCCCCGGCGTGGCCATCGTGGTGTCGCCACTGATCTCTCTGATGAAAGATCAGGTTGACGCCCTGCGGGCCAACGGGGTCAGGACGGCCTTCTACAACTCCTCGCTCGGAGCGCCCGAAGCCCGGCAGGTTCTGGCCCAGCTGCATGCCGGCGACCTCGATCTCCTCTATGTCGCCCCGGAACGTCTGATGAGCGACGGCTTCATTGAGCGGCTGCAGTGTATTGAGCTGGCCCTCTTCGCCATCGATGAGGCCCACTGCGTCTCCCAGTGGGGGCATGATTTTCGCCCCGAATATGTGCAGCTCGGCCGTTTGCGCCAGCTCTTCCCCCAGGTCCCTCTCATTGCCCTGACTGCTACCGCCGACCCCCAGACCCGCACCGATATCCTGGCGCGCCTCGGGCTGCAGCGGGCGACCTGCTATGCCGCCGGCTTCGACCGGCCCAACATCCGCTATACCGTCGTGGAGAAATCCCGTCCCGCCAACCAGCTGTTGACCTTCCTGCAGGGTCATGAAGGGGAGGCAGGCATCGTCTACGCCCTCTCCCGCAAGCGGGTGGAAGAGGTGGCGGCTCGCCTGTGCGAAGCCGGCTTTCGGGCCGGGGCCTATCACGCCGGCCTGCCCGACGGCGAACGCCAGCGGGTACAGGAGGCCTTCCTGCGCGATGACCTGCAGATTGTCGTCGCTACCGTCGCCTTCGGCATGGGCATCGACAAGCCGAACGTGCGCTTCGTCGTCCATTACGACCTGCCCAAGAATATCGAAAGCTATTATCAGGAGACCGGCCGCGCCGGTCGCGACGGTCTGCCGGCGGAAGCCCTGCTGCTGTTTGGCTATGGCGATATCGCCATCTCCCGCGGTCTTATCGAAAAGGGCGGCAACGAGGAGCAGAACCGCATCGAGCTGCACAAACTCAATTCCATGGTCGGCTTCGCCGAACCCCTGACCTGCCGGCGGCGGGTGCTGCTCGGCTACTTCGGCGAAAAGCTGGAAGAAGACTGCGGCAACTGCGACATCTGTCTCAATCCTCCCCAGCGCTACGACGCCACCGTCGACGCCCAGAAAGTCCTCTCCTGCGTCTACCGGGTGGGGCAGCGCTTCGGCATGGGGCATGTGGTCGATGTTCTGCGTGGCTCCGGCAACCAGCGCATCCAGACCCTCGGTCATGACCGCCTTTCCACTTACGGCATCGGCAGCGACAAAAGCCAGGAGTCCTGGGGGAGTCTCATCCGCCAGCTCGTTCACCTGGGCTATCTGAAGCAGGACGTGGGCAACTATTCGGTGCTCAAGCTGACCGAAGCCGCCCGACCGCTGCTGCGCGGGGGCGAGACGCTGATCCTGCCGCTGCCCCGCGTGAAGGCCAAGGTGGCGAAGAAGCGCCTCTCCCGCAAAGTGACGGACCTCGATTACGATGAGGGGCTGTTCGAAGCCCTGCGCGTGCTGCGCAAACGCCTGGCCGATGAGGAGGGGGTGCCGCCCTTCGTGGTCTTCGGCGACCAGAGTCTGGCGGAGATGGCGGCCTTCCGGCCAAAGGACGAGGAGGCGCTGCTCGCCATCAACGGGGTCGGCCGCCACAAGCTGCAGCGCTACGGTGCCGCTTTTCTGGCCGTTATCGCCGGAGAAGGGATGGACCATAGCGGCTCGACGGTGAGCTAG
- a CDS encoding cupin domain-containing protein, with protein sequence MDTNTIVKTADVSVRVMRLGPGSATDWHHHSVVDDFFVGLKGTIRVEMRGKTAVTLGPGETTRTPVGLVHRVCNSGEGEAEYLLVQGIGPYDFIRED encoded by the coding sequence GTGGATACAAACACCATCGTCAAAACAGCAGATGTCTCAGTGCGGGTCATGCGACTGGGCCCGGGGAGCGCGACGGACTGGCACCACCACAGTGTGGTCGACGACTTCTTTGTGGGACTCAAGGGAACGATCCGCGTGGAGATGCGCGGTAAAACGGCGGTGACTCTGGGGCCCGGCGAAACCACCCGGACCCCGGTCGGCCTGGTCCACCGCGTCTGCAACAGCGGCGAAGGCGAGGCCGAATATCTGCTCGTCCAGGGAATCGGTCCCTACGATTTCATCCGGGAAGACTAG